The Nocardia arthritidis genome has a window encoding:
- the rdgB gene encoding RdgB/HAM1 family non-canonical purine NTP pyrophosphatase — MARVLVASRNAKKLKELRRILDEAGVAGIEIVGLDDVPAYDEAPETGATFEENALAKARDGAAATGLPCVADDSGIAVDALNGMPGVLSARWSGAHGDDAANNALLLAQLGDVPDERRGARFVSACALVVPGGAETVVRGEWPGVVGRKPLGEGGFGYDPLFFPDGGEVSAAQLTPAEKDAASHRGRALRQLLPALSELAD; from the coding sequence ATGGCGCGGGTGCTCGTCGCCAGCCGCAACGCGAAGAAGCTGAAGGAGTTGCGGCGCATCCTCGATGAGGCGGGTGTCGCGGGCATCGAGATCGTCGGGCTCGACGATGTGCCCGCATACGACGAGGCGCCGGAGACCGGCGCCACCTTCGAGGAGAATGCGCTCGCCAAGGCCCGCGACGGCGCGGCCGCCACCGGATTGCCTTGTGTCGCCGACGATTCCGGTATCGCGGTGGACGCGTTGAACGGTATGCCCGGTGTGCTTTCGGCCCGCTGGTCCGGCGCGCACGGTGACGACGCCGCGAACAACGCGCTGCTGCTGGCCCAGCTCGGCGATGTCCCGGACGAGCGGCGGGGCGCGCGATTCGTCTCCGCCTGCGCACTTGTCGTGCCGGGCGGCGCGGAAACCGTTGTGCGCGGCGAATGGCCGGGTGTCGTCGGACGTAAACCGTTGGGGGAAGGCGGGTTCGGTTATGACCCGCTGTTCTTCCCGGACGGCGGAGAGGTCAGCGCCGCGCAGCTCACCCCGGCCGAGAAGGATGCGGCATCCCACCGAGGGCGGGCGCTGCGTCAGCTGCTGCCCGCGCTCTCGGAACTGGCCGACTAG
- a CDS encoding rhomboid family intramembrane serine protease: MAAIRRLWLRAGILICAFVALLYGVEGVDTLDNHQLDRNGIEPRHLDGLWGILFAPLLHANWAHLMGNTLPVLVLGFLALLAGIGRGIAATAIIWLIAGLGTWLTGGSGTVHLGASSLVFGWLTFLIIRGWFARSVGQILLGLAVLAVYGSLLWGVLPGQPGISWQGHLFGAVGGVLAGWVLSGNERSRRRGTGAGLPAATR; the protein is encoded by the coding sequence ATGGCCGCGATCAGGCGGCTCTGGCTGCGCGCAGGCATCCTGATCTGCGCATTCGTCGCCCTGCTCTACGGTGTCGAGGGCGTCGACACCCTCGACAATCACCAGCTCGATCGCAACGGCATCGAGCCGCGTCACCTCGACGGCCTGTGGGGCATCCTGTTCGCCCCGCTGCTGCACGCGAATTGGGCGCATCTGATGGGCAATACGCTGCCGGTGCTCGTCCTCGGCTTCCTCGCCCTGCTCGCGGGCATCGGCCGCGGCATTGCCGCGACGGCCATCATCTGGCTGATCGCCGGGCTCGGCACCTGGCTCACCGGCGGCAGCGGCACCGTGCACCTCGGCGCGTCCTCGCTGGTGTTCGGCTGGTTGACATTCCTGATCATTCGCGGCTGGTTCGCTCGCAGCGTCGGGCAGATTTTGCTGGGTCTGGCCGTACTCGCCGTCTACGGGTCGCTGCTGTGGGGCGTATTGCCCGGTCAACCCGGAATCTCTTGGCAGGGCCACCTTTTCGGCGCGGTGGGTGGAGTGCTCGCCGGCTGGGTACTCTCGGGCAATGAACGTTCGCGCCGCCGCGGCACCGGAGCCGGACTACCCGCGGCTACCCGCTGA
- a CDS encoding oxidoreductase has product MAWKPAEIPDQTGRSFVITGANGGLGAETTKVLAAKGATVIMACRNTKKAQEVADAIPGDVRVAALDLADLASVREFAGQTGEFDVLINNAGLMNVPFSRTKDGFETQWGVNHLGHFVLTGLLLDKIGDRVVTLASIAHKQTPKLWIDDLNYEHRRYQRNLAYAQAKLSNLMFARELQRRLAESGSTKRSYAVHPGVSATDLFARTETPLDYISKPFIRLIGHAPAKAAHSTLFAATMPDADPNVYWGPTRWFQSQGPVEPSPSSKLSQNRELWRRLWEISESMTGVTYKF; this is encoded by the coding sequence ATGGCGTGGAAACCAGCAGAGATCCCGGACCAGACCGGGCGCAGCTTTGTCATCACCGGTGCGAACGGCGGCCTTGGCGCGGAGACCACCAAGGTACTCGCCGCCAAGGGCGCGACCGTCATCATGGCCTGCCGCAATACGAAGAAGGCGCAGGAGGTGGCCGACGCCATCCCAGGCGACGTCCGGGTGGCGGCCCTCGACCTTGCCGACCTCGCCTCGGTACGCGAATTCGCCGGGCAGACAGGCGAATTCGATGTCCTCATCAATAACGCCGGGCTGATGAACGTTCCGTTCTCCCGCACCAAGGACGGCTTCGAAACCCAGTGGGGCGTCAACCATCTCGGCCATTTCGTGCTCACCGGCCTACTGCTCGACAAAATCGGCGACCGGGTGGTCACCCTGGCCAGCATCGCGCACAAGCAGACCCCGAAGCTCTGGATCGACGACCTCAACTACGAACACCGCCGCTACCAACGCAACCTCGCCTACGCACAGGCCAAACTGTCGAATCTGATGTTCGCGCGGGAACTGCAACGGCGGCTCGCCGAATCCGGATCGACCAAACGCTCGTACGCGGTCCATCCCGGCGTCTCGGCGACCGACCTGTTCGCCAGGACCGAGACGCCGCTCGACTACATCAGCAAGCCGTTCATCCGGCTGATCGGCCACGCGCCCGCCAAAGCCGCGCACTCCACGCTATTCGCGGCGACCATGCCCGACGCGGACCCGAACGTCTACTGGGGGCCGACCCGCTGGTTCCAGAGCCAGGGACCGGTCGAACCGTCACCGTCCAGCAAGCTGTCGCAGAACCGGGAGCTGTGGCGGCGGCTGTGGGAGATCTCCGAGAGCATGACCGGGGTCACCTACAAATTCTGA
- a CDS encoding cyclic nucleotide-degrading phosphodiesterase, giving the protein MRLTVLGCSGSVSGPESPASGYLLTGPDMRPVVIDFGPGVLGALQRYADPGEVDVFLTHLHADHCLDMPGLLVWRRYHPNPPVGTAIVRGPSDSPLRIGNASAENGGETDDWSDVIDFRPWTEHEPIEFGPGHTVVARRMYHPPEAYGLRITSASGRTFVYTGDTAMCDAVHELAKGADVLMSEASWTHDPANRPPGIHLSGTEAGLIAAEAGAKELLLTHIPPWTSREDVIAEAKAVFAGPVHAVLPGETFDL; this is encoded by the coding sequence ATGCGCCTTACCGTCCTCGGGTGCTCGGGCAGTGTGTCCGGCCCGGAGTCCCCAGCGTCCGGCTACCTGTTGACCGGGCCGGATATGAGGCCGGTGGTCATCGATTTCGGGCCCGGTGTACTCGGTGCGCTGCAGCGTTACGCCGATCCCGGCGAGGTCGACGTTTTCCTCACCCATTTGCACGCCGATCACTGCCTCGATATGCCCGGTTTGCTGGTGTGGCGGCGCTACCACCCGAACCCGCCGGTCGGCACCGCCATCGTGCGCGGCCCGTCCGATTCGCCGCTGCGCATCGGCAATGCCTCGGCGGAGAACGGCGGCGAAACCGACGACTGGTCCGATGTCATCGATTTCCGGCCGTGGACCGAGCACGAACCGATCGAATTCGGCCCCGGGCATACGGTTGTCGCGCGGCGGATGTACCACCCGCCGGAGGCGTACGGGCTGCGCATCACCTCGGCGTCCGGGCGCACCTTCGTCTACACCGGCGATACCGCGATGTGCGATGCGGTGCACGAGCTCGCCAAGGGCGCCGACGTGCTGATGTCGGAGGCGTCCTGGACGCACGACCCGGCCAATCGTCCGCCGGGCATACATCTTTCGGGTACCGAGGCGGGCCTGATCGCCGCGGAGGCCGGGGCGAAGGAATTGCTGCTCACCCATATTCCGCCGTGGACCTCGCGGGAGGATGTCATCGCCGAGGCCAAGGCGGTATTCGCCGGGCCCGTGCACGCGGTGCTGCCGGGCGAGACGTTCGACCTCTGA
- a CDS encoding PLP-dependent cysteine synthase family protein, whose translation MARYESLIATLGNTPLVGLRTLSPSWDGENHVRLWAKLEDRNPTGSVKDRPALRMIEQAEADGRLKPGCTILEPTSGNTGISLAMAAKLKGYRLVCVMPENTSVERRQLLTMFGAQIIDSPAAGGSNQAVALAKQIAAENPDWVMLYQYGNPANALAHYETTGPEILADLPEITHFVAGLGTTGTLMGTGRFLREKVPGIEIVAAEPRYGELVYGLRNIDEGFIPELYDESVLTTRFSVGPFDAVKRTRELVLEEGIFAGISTGAILHAALGVARKAQRAGARADIAFVVADGGWKYLSTGAYDGTLEEAEERLDGQLWA comes from the coding sequence GTGGCGCGTTACGAATCGCTGATCGCGACCCTCGGCAACACCCCGCTGGTCGGGCTGCGCACCCTGTCCCCGAGCTGGGACGGGGAGAACCACGTGCGGCTGTGGGCCAAGCTGGAAGACCGCAACCCCACCGGATCCGTCAAGGACCGTCCGGCGCTGCGGATGATCGAACAGGCCGAGGCCGATGGCAGGCTGAAACCGGGTTGCACGATTCTGGAACCCACCAGCGGCAATACCGGAATCTCGCTGGCCATGGCCGCCAAGCTCAAGGGTTATCGGCTGGTGTGCGTCATGCCGGAGAACACCTCGGTGGAGCGGCGGCAGCTGCTGACCATGTTCGGCGCGCAGATCATCGATTCGCCGGCGGCGGGCGGCTCGAATCAGGCCGTGGCACTTGCCAAGCAGATCGCCGCCGAGAATCCGGACTGGGTGATGCTCTATCAATACGGCAACCCGGCCAACGCGCTCGCGCACTACGAGACGACCGGCCCGGAGATCCTGGCCGATCTACCGGAGATCACCCACTTCGTCGCGGGCCTCGGCACCACGGGAACCCTGATGGGCACCGGGCGCTTCCTGCGCGAGAAGGTGCCGGGCATCGAAATCGTCGCCGCCGAACCGCGTTACGGCGAACTGGTTTACGGGCTGCGCAATATCGATGAGGGCTTCATCCCCGAGCTGTACGACGAATCGGTGCTCACCACCCGTTTCTCCGTCGGACCGTTCGACGCGGTCAAGCGGACCCGCGAATTGGTGCTGGAGGAGGGCATTTTCGCGGGCATTTCGACCGGTGCGATCCTGCATGCCGCGCTCGGCGTCGCGCGCAAGGCGCAGCGGGCGGGCGCCCGCGCCGATATCGCCTTCGTCGTCGCGGACGGCGGCTGGAAGTATCTGTCCACCGGTGCTTACGACGGCACGCTCGAGGAAGCGGAGGAGCGGCTCGACGGCCAGCTCTGGGCGTGA
- a CDS encoding P1 family peptidase, whose protein sequence is MNVQAGKRNSLTDVEGILVGHHHVLDPDATLGSGAATGCTVVRIPGGATAAVDVRGGGPGTRETDLLDPGNTVRQVHAILLTGGSAYGLAAADGVMRWLEEHGEGIPMDPADPGRVVPIVPGAVIFDLPVGEWGIRPTAEFGYRAADAAAAEFERGSAGAGVGARAGSIKGGIGSASVVLAEGPAAGVTVSALVVANPVGSVFDPRTGLPWGAGTDGPDYFGLRSATPEQLAHANALPVKGTVLNTTIGVVATDAALDPAGCRRIATTAHDGLARATRPAHSPLDGDTLFAVSTGTKETADLPLPPAFPGNLLMLDAVCTAAAVCVERAIVDAIRTAAPVAGIPTYTELFGR, encoded by the coding sequence GTGAATGTGCAAGCGGGAAAACGTAATTCGCTGACCGATGTGGAGGGCATCCTGGTCGGTCACCATCATGTGCTCGATCCGGACGCGACGCTCGGTTCCGGCGCGGCGACCGGATGCACCGTGGTGCGCATCCCCGGCGGCGCGACGGCCGCGGTCGACGTGCGCGGCGGCGGACCGGGCACCAGGGAGACCGATCTGCTCGACCCGGGCAATACCGTGCGCCAGGTACACGCGATCCTGCTCACCGGCGGCAGCGCCTACGGGCTGGCCGCGGCCGACGGGGTGATGCGCTGGCTCGAGGAGCACGGCGAGGGCATTCCGATGGATCCGGCCGATCCGGGCCGGGTGGTGCCGATCGTGCCCGGTGCGGTGATCTTCGATCTTCCGGTGGGGGAGTGGGGGATTCGGCCCACCGCGGAATTCGGGTACCGGGCGGCCGACGCGGCGGCCGCCGAATTCGAACGCGGCTCGGCCGGTGCGGGCGTCGGTGCGCGGGCGGGTTCGATCAAGGGTGGAATCGGTTCCGCCAGTGTGGTTCTCGCCGAGGGTCCGGCGGCGGGTGTCACCGTTTCGGCGCTCGTGGTCGCCAATCCGGTCGGCTCGGTATTCGATCCGCGCACCGGATTGCCTTGGGGCGCGGGCACCGACGGACCGGACTATTTCGGATTGCGTTCGGCCACACCGGAACAGCTCGCGCACGCCAATGCGCTTCCGGTGAAGGGTACGGTCCTCAACACCACCATCGGCGTCGTCGCCACCGATGCCGCCCTCGATCCGGCGGGCTGCCGCCGCATTGCCACCACCGCACACGACGGTCTGGCCAGGGCGACCCGCCCGGCCCATTCGCCGCTGGACGGCGACACCCTGTTCGCGGTGTCCACCGGAACAAAGGAAACGGCCGACCTGCCGCTGCCACCGGCCTTTCCGGGCAATCTGCTGATGCTGGACGCGGTGTGCACCGCCGCCGCGGTGTGTGTGGAACGCGCCATCGTGGATGCCATCCGCACCGCGGCCCCGGTCGCGGGGATCCCGACCTACACCGAGTTGTTCGGCCGGTGA
- a CDS encoding DUF3817 domain-containing protein — protein sequence MTASEHQTATASTKTAAAQPNTAKIASALLRYRVLAWTTGLWLLLLTGEMIAKYGFGVHTPNWIAVVHGWVYFVYLLTAADLSVKVRWPIMRTVGTLIAGTIPLLSFFVEHWNAAKVKRDFNL from the coding sequence TTGACCGCCAGCGAGCACCAGACCGCCACCGCGTCGACGAAAACCGCCGCGGCCCAACCGAATACCGCGAAGATCGCGAGTGCGCTGCTGCGCTACCGGGTACTGGCCTGGACCACCGGCCTGTGGCTGCTGCTGCTGACCGGCGAGATGATCGCCAAGTACGGATTCGGCGTGCACACCCCCAACTGGATCGCCGTCGTGCACGGCTGGGTGTACTTCGTCTACCTGCTCACCGCCGCCGACCTCTCGGTCAAGGTGCGCTGGCCGATCATGCGAACGGTCGGCACCCTGATCGCCGGAACCATCCCCCTGCTGTCGTTCTTCGTCGAGCACTGGAACGCCGCGAAGGTCAAGCGCGACTTCAACCTCTGA
- the rph gene encoding ribonuclease PH, protein MSRRADGRADDELREVRITRGFTTHPAGSVLVEFGQTRVMCTASVTEGVPPWRRESGLGWLTAEYAMLPAATHTRSSRESVKGKVGGRTQEISRLVGRSLRACIDLAAIGENTIAIDCDVLQADGGTRTAAITGAYVALADAVTWLGAAGGLADPQPISCAIAAVSVGVVDGRVRLDLPYEEDSRAEVDMNVVATDTGTLVEIQGTGEGATFPRSTLDKMLDAALAGCEQLFAVQKEALALPYPGVLPEPADSARRK, encoded by the coding sequence GTGTCGAGACGAGCCGATGGCAGGGCGGACGATGAACTCCGCGAGGTCAGGATCACCAGGGGTTTCACCACCCATCCCGCCGGATCGGTGCTGGTGGAATTCGGCCAGACGCGGGTGATGTGCACCGCGAGCGTCACCGAGGGTGTGCCCCCGTGGCGGCGCGAATCCGGATTGGGCTGGCTCACCGCCGAATACGCGATGCTGCCCGCCGCGACGCACACCCGCAGCAGCCGCGAATCGGTGAAGGGCAAGGTCGGCGGACGCACCCAGGAGATCAGCAGGTTGGTCGGCCGGTCGCTGCGCGCCTGCATCGACCTGGCCGCGATCGGTGAGAACACCATCGCCATCGACTGCGATGTGCTGCAGGCCGACGGCGGCACCCGCACCGCCGCCATCACCGGCGCGTACGTCGCGCTCGCCGACGCGGTGACCTGGTTGGGCGCCGCGGGCGGATTGGCCGACCCGCAACCGATTTCGTGCGCGATCGCCGCGGTCAGCGTCGGCGTCGTCGACGGCCGGGTCCGCCTCGACCTGCCGTACGAGGAGGATTCGCGCGCCGAGGTCGATATGAACGTCGTCGCCACCGACACCGGAACCCTGGTCGAGATCCAGGGCACCGGTGAGGGCGCGACCTTCCCGCGCTCCACCCTGGACAAGATGCTCGATGCCGCGCTCGCGGGCTGCGAGCAGCTGTTCGCGGTGCAGAAGGAGGCGCTGGCGCTGCCGTATCCGGGTGTGCTGCCGGAACCGGCCGATTCGGCGAGGCGGAAGTAG
- a CDS encoding MDR family MFS transporter: MTSAVAVADKAAEPLSRARINIVFVTVSLGMLMAALDQTIVSTALPTIVADLGEAGHMAWVVTSYLLAEAIATALAGKFGDLFGRKLVFQLSGVIFIVGSMIAGLAHGMTLLVIARAIQGFGGGGLMVTSMALIADVIPMRERGKYTGALGSVFGVTTVIGPTLGGLFTDHASWRWCFYVNVPLAVVMIAIAARAIPAVRSTIRPIVDYAGIALVALATTCLILALEWGGQEYPWGSRTIIGLFIGAAVLFVAFVVAELRAKEPMLPMGLFRSNVFTVCSILSFIVGFAMLGAMTYLPAYLQYVDGVSATLSGLRTLPLVVGLFTTSILSGQIVGTTGRYKYFPVAGTAVMSVGLYLMSTMGRDTGFWRESLYMLILGLGIGLTMQVLTIVVQNTVPYAQLGTATSGVTFFRTLGSTFGTAIFGTLYSNQLKPNLTEALTSVRVVPPATAANPQLLRALPPELANPIIDAYALTIDHVFKWVVPVALLGFLVSWLLKQVPLRDSSKSVAGDLGEGFSVPDSPDRVVLLERAVAATMRKARAEGEFGPDILERAGSELTRGQVWALGQVYLHNRIRGAATLDAIAHAHKLPGDIIEPVYDQVTSAGYVAREGDRLLLTESGKVEVDRVHAAWRRWLDDRLDDWDLTDPDDRALLDRALENIATKLLDEESRDRESARI, from the coding sequence ATGACCAGTGCCGTTGCTGTTGCCGACAAGGCTGCCGAGCCACTGAGCCGGGCCCGCATCAACATCGTCTTCGTCACCGTCTCGCTCGGCATGTTGATGGCCGCGCTCGACCAGACCATCGTGTCGACGGCGCTGCCGACCATCGTCGCCGATCTCGGCGAGGCCGGGCATATGGCCTGGGTGGTCACCTCGTATCTGCTCGCCGAGGCCATCGCCACGGCGCTCGCCGGCAAATTCGGCGACCTTTTCGGCCGCAAACTGGTCTTCCAGCTGAGCGGCGTCATCTTCATCGTCGGCTCGATGATCGCCGGCCTGGCACACGGCATGACGCTGCTGGTGATCGCCCGCGCCATCCAGGGTTTCGGCGGCGGCGGGTTGATGGTGACCTCGATGGCGTTGATCGCCGACGTGATCCCGATGCGCGAGCGCGGCAAGTACACCGGCGCGCTCGGCTCGGTCTTCGGCGTCACCACGGTGATCGGGCCGACGCTCGGCGGCCTTTTCACCGACCACGCGAGCTGGCGCTGGTGCTTCTACGTCAACGTGCCGCTCGCGGTGGTCATGATCGCGATCGCGGCACGCGCCATTCCGGCGGTGCGCTCGACGATCCGGCCGATCGTCGACTACGCCGGTATCGCGCTGGTGGCGCTGGCCACCACCTGCCTGATCCTGGCGCTGGAGTGGGGTGGGCAGGAGTATCCGTGGGGTTCCAGGACGATCATCGGGCTGTTCATCGGCGCCGCCGTGCTGTTCGTCGCATTCGTCGTCGCGGAGTTGCGGGCCAAGGAACCGATGCTGCCGATGGGTCTGTTCCGCAGCAATGTGTTCACGGTCTGCTCGATACTGAGCTTCATCGTCGGGTTCGCGATGCTCGGCGCGATGACCTATCTGCCCGCGTATCTGCAGTATGTGGACGGGGTTTCGGCGACGCTGTCGGGATTGCGCACGCTGCCCTTGGTGGTCGGCCTGTTCACCACATCGATCCTGTCCGGGCAGATCGTCGGGACGACGGGGCGCTACAAGTACTTTCCGGTCGCGGGCACCGCGGTGATGTCCGTGGGGCTCTATCTGATGTCGACGATGGGCCGTGACACCGGATTCTGGCGGGAATCGCTCTACATGTTGATCCTCGGGCTCGGCATCGGCCTGACCATGCAGGTGCTGACGATCGTCGTGCAGAACACCGTCCCGTATGCGCAGCTCGGCACCGCGACCTCCGGTGTCACCTTCTTCCGCACGCTCGGAAGTACGTTCGGCACGGCGATTTTCGGCACCCTGTACAGCAACCAGCTGAAGCCGAATCTGACCGAGGCGCTCACCAGCGTTCGGGTGGTGCCCCCGGCCACGGCGGCGAATCCGCAACTGCTGCGGGCGCTTCCGCCGGAGCTGGCGAATCCGATCATCGACGCCTATGCGCTGACCATCGATCATGTCTTCAAATGGGTTGTGCCGGTGGCGCTTCTGGGCTTCCTGGTGTCCTGGCTGCTGAAGCAGGTGCCGCTGCGGGACAGCTCGAAATCGGTGGCGGGCGATCTGGGCGAAGGGTTTTCGGTGCCCGACTCGCCGGACCGGGTGGTGCTACTGGAGCGCGCCGTCGCCGCGACGATGCGAAAGGCGCGGGCGGAGGGCGAATTCGGGCCGGACATCCTGGAGCGCGCGGGTTCGGAACTCACCCGAGGGCAGGTCTGGGCGCTCGGACAGGTGTACCTGCACAACCGGATTCGGGGCGCGGCGACCTTGGATGCGATCGCGCACGCGCACAAACTGCCCGGCGACATCATCGAACCGGTCTACGACCAGGTGACGAGCGCGGGATACGTTGCGCGCGAAGGGGATCGGCTGCTGCTCACCGAATCCGGCAAGGTCGAGGTGGACCGGGTGCACGCGGCGTGGCGGCGCTGGCTGGACGACCGGCTCGACGATTGGGATCTCACCGACCCCGACGACCGTGCCCTGCTCGACCGGGCGTTGGAGAATATCGCGACGAAGCTGCTCGACGAGGAGTCCAGGGACCGGGAATCCGCCCGGATCTGA
- a CDS encoding transcriptional regulator: MSASPRRSAHNRPALIALVIVAALACLGLGWWQWQRFESSSGTGQNLGYALQWPLFAGFAVFAYFRFVRLESEAEPDAEQPAPRPTKPAKPVAPREIPAGLLPERPKAARDEDPVLAEYNRYLAELHAKDMDVRVRDAGLHADRPERSAG; the protein is encoded by the coding sequence GTGTCCGCTTCACCCCGCCGCTCGGCACACAATCGCCCGGCCCTCATCGCGCTGGTGATCGTGGCCGCCCTCGCCTGCCTCGGGCTGGGTTGGTGGCAGTGGCAGCGGTTCGAATCGTCCAGCGGCACCGGCCAGAACCTGGGGTACGCCCTGCAGTGGCCGCTGTTCGCCGGGTTCGCGGTATTCGCCTACTTCCGGTTCGTGCGGTTGGAGTCCGAGGCCGAGCCGGACGCCGAGCAGCCCGCACCGCGGCCGACAAAACCCGCGAAACCCGTTGCGCCGCGCGAGATTCCGGCGGGCCTACTGCCCGAACGCCCGAAGGCCGCGCGCGACGAGGATCCCGTACTCGCCGAATACAACAGGTATCTGGCCGAGCTACACGCCAAGGATATGGACGTGCGGGTCCGCGACGCGGGCCTGCACGCCGACCGTCCCGAGAGGAGCGCCGGTTGA
- a CDS encoding Mov34/MPN/PAD-1 family protein, with product MLVIRADLVEAMVAHARADHPDEACGVIAGPEGSDRPERFIPMMNAERSPTFYRFDSGEQLKVWRGMDDADETPVVIYHSHTATEAYPSRTDVSYASEPFAHYVLISTRDPERHELRSYRIVGGEVTEEPVHVVDAYETA from the coding sequence GTGCTGGTGATAAGGGCCGACCTGGTCGAGGCGATGGTGGCGCATGCGCGCGCCGACCATCCGGATGAGGCCTGCGGTGTCATCGCCGGTCCGGAGGGTTCGGATCGGCCGGAGCGTTTCATCCCGATGATGAACGCCGAGCGCTCGCCGACGTTCTACCGCTTCGATTCCGGCGAGCAGCTGAAGGTCTGGCGCGGGATGGACGACGCCGACGAGACCCCGGTGGTGATCTATCACTCGCACACCGCGACCGAGGCGTACCCGAGCCGCACCGACGTGTCCTACGCATCCGAACCGTTCGCCCACTACGTGCTGATCTCCACCCGCGATCCCGAGCGCCACGAGCTGCGCAGCTACCGGATCGTCGGCGGCGAGGTCACCGAGGAGCCGGTGCACGTCGTCGATGCCTACGAAACCGCCTGA
- a CDS encoding TetR/AcrR family transcriptional regulator, producing the protein MTIVGRQYGGRAVVERKAERRVRFLEAATRIFAERGYPACSLADVCAAAGLSKRQFYEEFQTREDVLVAAYDRIQDEAAAAIYAALTALPPGEDLHTRLTALITAFLESMGSDPYRAKVAFVEVVGVSERMERHRRERRHAWSGLLDSLIVPAVAPGGRTRGGAGWAASALIGAVNGLSHEWLLADPRPPVADLVDLLVPIAIALIDFP; encoded by the coding sequence GTGACGATCGTTGGCAGGCAGTACGGCGGGCGGGCCGTGGTGGAACGCAAGGCCGAGCGCCGGGTGCGCTTTCTGGAGGCGGCCACCAGGATCTTCGCCGAACGCGGCTATCCGGCCTGCTCGCTGGCCGATGTGTGCGCGGCCGCCGGACTGTCCAAGCGCCAGTTCTACGAGGAATTCCAGACCCGTGAGGACGTGCTGGTCGCCGCGTACGACCGGATCCAGGACGAGGCCGCCGCCGCGATATACGCCGCGCTCACTGCGCTGCCGCCCGGCGAGGATCTGCACACCAGGCTGACCGCGCTGATCACCGCGTTCCTCGAGTCGATGGGCTCGGATCCCTACCGGGCCAAGGTCGCCTTCGTCGAGGTGGTCGGGGTCAGCGAACGGATGGAGCGACACCGCCGCGAACGTAGGCACGCCTGGAGCGGTCTGCTCGACTCGCTGATCGTGCCCGCCGTCGCGCCCGGCGGCCGGACCCGCGGCGGAGCCGGTTGGGCGGCAAGCGCGCTCATCGGCGCGGTGAACGGGCTCAGTCACGAATGGTTGCTCGCCGATCCGCGCCCGCCGGTGGCGGATCTGGTCGACCTGCTCGTCCCGATTGCGATCGCGCTGATCGATTTTCCCTGA
- a CDS encoding MoaD/ThiS family protein codes for MPVTVSIPTIMRGLTGGEKRVQAQGATLSALIDDLEANHPGLSERLLKDGKLNRYVNIYVDDEDVRFAGGLAAEVPEGASVTILPAVAGG; via the coding sequence ATGCCGGTAACCGTGTCCATCCCGACCATCATGCGCGGCCTCACCGGAGGTGAGAAGCGGGTGCAGGCGCAGGGCGCGACGCTGTCCGCCCTCATCGACGACCTGGAGGCCAACCACCCCGGCCTGTCCGAGCGCCTGCTCAAGGACGGCAAACTGAACCGCTACGTCAATATCTACGTCGACGACGAGGACGTGCGCTTCGCGGGCGGACTGGCGGCCGAGGTGCCCGAGGGCGCCAGCGTCACCATCCTGCCCGCCGTCGCGGGAGGCTAG